The following is a genomic window from Spartinivicinus poritis.
ACTTAAAAACGTGCTGTCTGAAGTCGAGAGAATATGTCATGTGTAGTATTATGCCAGATTATAGATTTTTAGCTATAGCAACAGGCAACGAGCCAATATACACATCAATACACCACATTAGGTATTGGCGTACAGTCATAAGCCTATGATTGAAAGTATGGGGGGACACCACTTTCTGGCCTAACTTACCAGGTGTATCCTGCTCAACTCTCAATGATTCAACCATACTCCCACAAACTTCAGCTTCGGTAAAAAAGCTTAATGAAGAGATACGATCTTCGAAATTAATTTTCATCTTTTTAAGCCAGCGATAAAAAACTGAAAGTTCTCTGAGGTTTCTAGTAAGAGTGTTATGACTAAGCGTTCTGCGACTCAAAACAAATTCATTTGGCGTGGGAATAGGCAACCCATTTTCATCTAGCAACAGAGGTATCAAATCACCACTTGTATGACTAACACTAACTACTTTCACTACGACACTGCCTTACATTTTATAAAACACATCAACTGCTAACTTAACAAAATTAATAATATACGAAATACTTTTAATACAAAACCAATAGGCAATAAAAAACCCCTTTCTATCTTTACAGAAAAAAAGGGGTTAATTATTTCAATAAACATTTATTTTAATAGTGTTATCTATTAATTTACTCCACCCAATAATTTACATAATTATTCTTATCAGGGTTAAAACGGAATATCATCATCAAAATCATCAAAGCCACCAGCTGGTGCACCGCTTGGTGCTGGGTTATTTGCAGGTTGAGCTGGCGCTTGTTGTTGAGCCGGTGCAGGTTGACCGCCAAAGTTGTTATTGGGCATTCCACCTTGTTGTGGCTGAGCTGGTTGTTGATAACCTTGGTTTTGTGGTGGCTGCTGGCCCATCATGCCAGGTTGGCCTTGAGGTTGTTGCTGTGGTGCACCGTAACCTGGATTACCCATTGGGGCACTACCGTCTTGACGGGCATCTAACATTTGCATTTGACCATTCATATCCACCACGATTTCTGTCGTGTATCGATCTTGGCCATCTTGTGCCTGCCATTTACGGGTTTGTAGTTTTCCTTCTAAATAGACTTTAGAACCTTTACGCAAATATTGCCCTGCGATTTCAGCAATCTTTCCAAACAACACCACCCGGTGCCATTCAGTACGGGTTTGTGGTTGGCCAGTTTGCTTGTCTTTCCATTGCTCGCTGGTAGCCACGCTGATATTAGTGACTGCATTCCCGTTAGGCATATAACGGACTTCTGGATCAGCCCCCAGATTACCGACTAAAATTACTTTATTTACACCACGCATGTTTCTCTCCTCAATCTGTCGTTATACGCCAAAACCGTATGCTTGCAAGGCCTGAGTATCCAAAGCCTTTTTATCAACCTTTAAATAAGCAGCTTGCTCTTCTGGGATGACGACCACATCTTCCACCCCCCTCACTGCTGCCAATGTGTTGGATAAATCTGCAGGTGACGACATCTTATTCACCTGGGTCAAATCCAGCATAATACTGTTCAAATAAGGCGGCTGCTGCATAGTCACTGAAGCAACCCACCATAATACCAGAATACTAACCGCCAATAGAGTTAATCCTAACATACCCCAGGTTTGGTATACCCAACCACTGCTTGATGCACCAATAGCCGCACCTAAAAACTGAGAGGTAGAAAACACCCCCATAGCAGTACCACGACTACCTGCTGGAGCAATTTTGCTTACTAATGATGGTAACGAAGCCTCCAGCCAGTTAAACGCCATAAAGAAAGCAAACAAGCTTACTACTAAACCAATAACAGACTGTTGGTTGAAGTAAAGCAATATCACTGCCATTGCTAACAGGACAATAGCCCCCAGCTTTATTTCTTTCATCTTACGCTTGGCTTCGCCCACAATAATAAACGGCACCATCGCTATAAAAGACAACACTAGGGTAATTAAATATACCCACCAATGCTGATGGCGAGACAGCCCAGCTTGCTCTTCTAAAATCACAGGTACTACAACAAACGCTCCCATCAGCACAAAATGTAAAGCAAATACCCCAATATCGAGTCGTAGCAAACTACCATTTCGAAGCACTTGGCCTATTTGGCCCAATACGGTATTGGCCTCTCGATGGCGTTTTTGCTCTATTGGCGTAGGCAATATCCAAACCAACGCCAGAGCCACAACAGACAATGCCGCTGTTAAGTAAAATAAACCACTTAAGCCGTAAATATCCGTTACCAATGGACCCAATACCATTGCCAAGCAAAAGGCTAAACCAATACTGATGCCTATCATCGCCATGGCTTTAGTACGCTGTTCTTCTCGGGTTAAATCCGCTGCCATTGCCATAATGGTACTGGCGATAGCACCCGCCCCCTGCAAACAACGGCCAAAGATAACTTGATAAATATCATTAGCCATGGCTGCTAATACACTACCAGCAATAAATAGTAGTAAGCCGATAATGATGACAGGCTTTCTTCCCAGTCGATCCGACCACATGCCAAATGGAATTTGCAAGCAAGCCTGGGTAAATCCATAAGCGCCTATGGCTAACCCAATTAATGCAGGCGTTGCTCCAATTAGCTCAGTGCCATAAATTGCCAATACAGGCAGCACCATAAATAAGCCAAGCATTCTCATGGCAAAAATAGATGCCAGACACAAAGAGGCTTTCCGCTCACGATGTGTCATGCCACTCAAATTCATTGAACCCTCATTCGCACTTCACTGAAAAAGAATAAATTTTATCAGGTTTGTTACTTCAAGCGTTAGCCCTAAGCAACACAGCAATTTCTGTTGTTCATATATGTCACACAAGCTAGCGGATATGGGGTAATAGGCTGTTCTGTAGCTGCGACAGGG
Proteins encoded in this region:
- a CDS encoding MFS transporter, which translates into the protein MTHRERKASLCLASIFAMRMLGLFMVLPVLAIYGTELIGATPALIGLAIGAYGFTQACLQIPFGMWSDRLGRKPVIIIGLLLFIAGSVLAAMANDIYQVIFGRCLQGAGAIASTIMAMAADLTREEQRTKAMAMIGISIGLAFCLAMVLGPLVTDIYGLSGLFYLTAALSVVALALVWILPTPIEQKRHREANTVLGQIGQVLRNGSLLRLDIGVFALHFVLMGAFVVVPVILEEQAGLSRHQHWWVYLITLVLSFIAMVPFIIVGEAKRKMKEIKLGAIVLLAMAVILLYFNQQSVIGLVVSLFAFFMAFNWLEASLPSLVSKIAPAGSRGTAMGVFSTSQFLGAAIGASSSGWVYQTWGMLGLTLLAVSILVLWWVASVTMQQPPYLNSIMLDLTQVNKMSSPADLSNTLAAVRGVEDVVVIPEEQAAYLKVDKKALDTQALQAYGFGV
- the ssb gene encoding single-stranded DNA-binding protein gives rise to the protein MRGVNKVILVGNLGADPEVRYMPNGNAVTNISVATSEQWKDKQTGQPQTRTEWHRVVLFGKIAEIAGQYLRKGSKVYLEGKLQTRKWQAQDGQDRYTTEIVVDMNGQMQMLDARQDGSAPMGNPGYGAPQQQPQGQPGMMGQQPPQNQGYQQPAQPQQGGMPNNNFGGQPAPAQQQAPAQPANNPAPSGAPAGGFDDFDDDIPF